The following proteins are encoded in a genomic region of Mycolicibacterium rutilum:
- a CDS encoding NAD(P)/FAD-dependent oxidoreductase, protein MTAVSGLVVIGSGAAGVSAAETFRARHPNIPVRILTTDPALPYAKPPLSKDFLCDRDTRLDLHSAAWFDRNRVELIRGVTVRGIDVERQEVVTAGGRRYAYWHLVVASGSAAVRPPVAGIESALTLRSFADAVALKMAARYADCAVVIGAGLIGCEAASCLAGRGVATMIVAAEHVPLQRRFGAQAGERVAKILSDTGVRFAGDTTVAAIEDGRVVLGTGETVEADLVVSAAGVRPDIRLAEAAGIATRDGRIVVDEHMHTSARNVYAAGDVALAHNVTAGRPIPAEHWRDAAHQGRVAGLTAAGFSAVWDIVPSYASVIDSSVLRYRGWGAGYERSRFVEHHNGFTVWYESGDDVVGVLTLNADDDYRRAEQMLRSA, encoded by the coding sequence CTGACGGCCGTGTCCGGGTTGGTCGTCATCGGCAGTGGCGCAGCGGGCGTGAGCGCCGCCGAGACGTTCCGGGCCCGGCATCCGAACATCCCCGTGCGGATCCTGACCACCGATCCGGCGCTGCCGTACGCCAAGCCGCCGCTGAGCAAGGACTTCCTGTGTGACCGCGACACCCGCCTGGATCTGCACAGCGCGGCGTGGTTCGACCGCAACCGCGTCGAGCTGATCCGCGGCGTCACCGTGCGCGGCATCGACGTGGAGCGGCAGGAGGTGGTGACCGCGGGCGGCCGGCGATACGCGTACTGGCATCTGGTCGTCGCGTCCGGTTCGGCGGCGGTGCGCCCGCCGGTCGCCGGGATCGAGTCCGCGCTGACGCTGCGGTCGTTCGCCGACGCGGTCGCGCTGAAGATGGCGGCGCGGTACGCCGACTGCGCGGTGGTGATCGGCGCGGGGCTGATCGGGTGTGAGGCGGCGTCGTGTCTGGCCGGGCGGGGTGTCGCGACGATGATCGTCGCCGCCGAGCACGTGCCGCTGCAGCGGAGGTTCGGCGCACAGGCCGGCGAACGCGTCGCGAAAATCCTGTCGGACACCGGAGTTCGTTTCGCGGGCGACACCACCGTCGCCGCGATCGAGGACGGCCGGGTGGTGCTGGGCACCGGCGAGACCGTCGAGGCGGACCTGGTGGTCAGCGCGGCGGGAGTGCGGCCCGACATCCGGCTGGCCGAGGCGGCGGGCATCGCGACCCGCGACGGGCGGATCGTGGTCGACGAGCACATGCACACCTCGGCGCGCAACGTGTACGCCGCCGGCGATGTGGCGTTGGCGCACAACGTGACCGCGGGGCGGCCGATCCCCGCCGAGCATTGGCGCGACGCGGCGCATCAGGGCCGGGTGGCCGGGCTGACCGCGGCGGGGTTCTCGGCGGTGTGGGACATCGTGCCGTCGTACGCGTCGGTGATCGACAGTTCGGTGCTGCGCTACCGCGGTTGGGGTGCGGGCTACGAGCGCAGCCGGTTCGTCGAGCACCACAACGGGTTCACGGTGTGGTACGAGTCGGGCGACGACGTGGTCGGTGTGCTGACGCTCAACGCCGACGACGACTACCGGCGCGCCGAGCAGATGCTGCGATCCGCTTGA
- a CDS encoding VOC family protein yields the protein MIGQLRTVVLDSRNPRELGRFYAGVIGGDLDDEDDTWVVLTDPSGRRIAFQYSPEHEAPTFPDPKGSQQLHLDILVEDPDAAEQEVLELGATRVTGVPETDFRVFRDPSGHTFCLVFNITG from the coding sequence ATGATCGGCCAACTACGTACCGTCGTCCTCGACTCCCGGAATCCGAGGGAACTCGGCCGGTTCTACGCCGGCGTGATCGGCGGGGACCTCGATGACGAGGACGACACCTGGGTGGTGCTCACCGACCCGAGCGGGCGCCGGATCGCGTTCCAGTACTCACCCGAGCACGAGGCGCCGACCTTTCCCGACCCGAAGGGCTCGCAGCAGCTGCACCTCGACATTCTCGTCGAGGACCCCGACGCCGCCGAGCAGGAAGTGCTCGAGCTCGGGGCGACCCGCGTGACAGGGGTGCCGGAGACCGACTTCCGCGTGTTCCGTGACCCGTCCGGCCACACCTTCTGTCTCGTCTTCAACATCACGGGCTGA
- a CDS encoding vWA domain-containing protein — translation MTFLPVLPVYVIAVLAAVIVIVRVVTLYRLLVRTPAGRYRDVVLRWSGLTFAVLLLALAALRPGHPMDGDRTASATASYVSDVNLILVVDRSVTSRVADYGDDEARMVGVRNDITALLDEYRGARVSMIGFATKAAVDWPLSADEFSFRAYAKNLSAYSLVAPDAVDHINPTAANDLLRQQLEQAKKNYPRAQNVVFYFGDGTLGSQVSYEPFDVPADLITAGAVFGYGTTAGGPIPANYAAGRKLYLPVTGTSTVMTAPMDQQRLENIAESLNMPYVHREAGQDITPVLPAVNAGSMSDTVEAGRNDPQVGRTEWYWVFALLASALVLVEVILTVREYRRNRLSRSDFTAQDVTR, via the coding sequence ATGACGTTCCTTCCTGTGCTGCCGGTGTACGTGATCGCGGTCCTGGCCGCGGTGATCGTGATCGTGCGGGTGGTGACGCTGTACCGGCTGCTGGTGCGCACACCGGCGGGCCGATACCGCGACGTGGTGCTGCGCTGGTCGGGGCTGACGTTCGCGGTCCTGCTGCTGGCGCTGGCGGCGCTGCGGCCCGGACATCCGATGGACGGCGACCGCACCGCCTCGGCGACGGCGTCCTACGTCTCCGACGTCAACCTCATCCTGGTCGTCGACCGCTCGGTCACCTCGCGGGTCGCCGACTACGGCGACGACGAGGCGCGCATGGTCGGCGTCCGCAACGACATCACCGCACTGCTCGACGAGTACCGCGGCGCGCGGGTGAGCATGATCGGTTTCGCGACCAAGGCCGCCGTCGACTGGCCGCTGTCGGCCGACGAGTTCAGCTTCCGGGCCTACGCCAAGAACCTGTCGGCGTACTCACTCGTCGCACCCGACGCCGTCGACCACATCAACCCCACCGCGGCCAACGACCTACTGCGCCAACAACTCGAACAGGCCAAGAAGAACTATCCGCGCGCCCAGAACGTGGTGTTCTACTTCGGCGACGGCACCCTCGGGTCGCAGGTGTCGTATGAACCGTTCGACGTGCCGGCCGATCTGATCACCGCCGGGGCGGTGTTCGGTTACGGCACCACCGCCGGCGGGCCGATCCCCGCCAACTACGCCGCCGGGCGCAAGCTGTACCTGCCGGTCACCGGCACGTCGACGGTGATGACCGCGCCGATGGACCAGCAGCGGCTCGAGAACATCGCCGAGAGCCTCAATATGCCCTACGTGCACCGCGAGGCCGGCCAGGACATCACGCCGGTGCTGCCCGCGGTCAACGCCGGGAGCATGTCCGACACCGTCGAGGCCGGGCGAAACGACCCGCAGGTCGGGCGCACCGAGTGGTACTGGGTCTTCGCGCTGCTGGCGTCGGCGCTGGTGCTCGTCGAGGTGATCCTCACGGTCCGCGAATACCGGCGGAACAGGTTGTCGCGCAGCGACTTCACCGCGCAGGACGTGACCCGATGA
- a CDS encoding DUF58 domain-containing protein: MGRHLNRAIAHFGTDTRGMLEGGHYALLHTRSMEFDDLRPYVPGDEIRDIDWRASVRAGETLVKQFVTEKHHKILLVCDAGRDMSALTPSGEVKRDVATLVMGAVALISQRRTDQIGMVYGDSHGCANVRPRRGENHIEGMLDGYYAHSLGDVGTSDIVTQLDYVALGHRRRLLIVVVSDEPDVTDRLDDVVTRLTSRHELVWVAVADMPAVGADAGEQDAYDVATGRFVPDGVTLGPAVAAAYRKAEARRAAELDEFFLTRAVPFVRINSSAEIRAKMVELTEAYSHAGR; the protein is encoded by the coding sequence ATGGGCAGACACCTCAACCGGGCGATCGCCCACTTCGGCACCGACACCCGCGGCATGCTCGAGGGCGGTCACTATGCGCTGTTACACACGCGCAGCATGGAATTCGACGACCTGCGGCCCTACGTGCCCGGCGACGAGATCCGCGACATCGACTGGCGCGCGTCGGTGCGCGCCGGTGAGACGCTGGTCAAGCAGTTCGTCACCGAGAAGCACCACAAGATCCTGCTGGTCTGCGACGCCGGCCGCGACATGAGCGCGCTGACACCCAGCGGCGAGGTCAAACGCGACGTCGCCACCCTCGTCATGGGTGCCGTCGCGCTGATCAGCCAGCGGCGCACCGACCAGATCGGCATGGTCTACGGCGACTCCCACGGTTGCGCGAACGTGCGGCCGCGCCGCGGCGAGAACCACATCGAGGGCATGCTCGACGGCTACTACGCGCACAGCCTCGGGGACGTCGGCACCAGTGACATTGTCACGCAACTCGATTACGTCGCGCTGGGCCACCGGCGCCGCCTGCTGATCGTCGTGGTCAGCGACGAACCCGACGTCACCGACCGCCTCGACGACGTCGTCACCCGGCTCACGTCGCGCCACGAACTGGTGTGGGTCGCTGTCGCCGACATGCCCGCCGTCGGCGCCGACGCCGGTGAGCAGGACGCCTACGACGTGGCCACCGGCCGGTTCGTCCCCGACGGCGTCACCCTCGGGCCGGCGGTGGCAGCCGCCTACCGCAAAGCCGAGGCTCGCCGCGCCGCCGAACTCGACGAGTTCTTCCTCACCCGCGCCGTGCCGTTCGTGCGGATCAACAGCAGTGCCGAGATCCGCGCGAAGATGGTCGAACTCACGGAGGCCTACAGCCATGCCGGGCGATGA
- a CDS encoding AAA family ATPase, giving the protein MTATRVQPNATDMENAQRVVDAIARSFSAKVVGQDNLRETLLIGLLTGGHILLEGVPGLAKTTAARVVAESISGGFNRIQCTPDLLPSDILGTQIYDSASNSFVTQLGPVHTNIVLLDEINRSSAKTQSAMLEAMEERQTTIAGQTYPMPEPFLVIATQNPVDQEGTYPLSEAQTDRFMLKEVLRYPSPQEEAEVIFRIDAGVYDRDAPTRPVISLDDMRQLQWICSNIHLDPVLVHYISQLVYATRNPTEVLAPQLARLVEYGASPRATIAFAKAARGAALLTGRNHVLPDDIRNVAHRVLRHRLILRFEAISAGVSAETIIDAVLQSVRVP; this is encoded by the coding sequence ATGACTGCGACCCGCGTGCAACCCAACGCCACCGACATGGAGAACGCGCAGCGCGTGGTCGACGCGATCGCGCGGTCGTTCTCCGCCAAGGTGGTCGGGCAGGACAACCTGCGCGAGACCCTGCTGATCGGGTTGCTCACCGGCGGGCACATCCTGCTCGAGGGGGTGCCCGGGCTGGCGAAGACGACGGCCGCGCGGGTGGTCGCCGAATCGATCTCCGGCGGCTTCAACCGCATCCAGTGCACGCCCGATCTGCTGCCCAGCGACATCCTCGGCACCCAGATCTACGACTCGGCGTCGAATTCGTTTGTCACCCAACTCGGTCCGGTGCACACCAACATCGTGTTGCTCGACGAGATCAACCGGTCCTCGGCCAAGACCCAGAGCGCGATGCTTGAGGCGATGGAGGAACGCCAGACCACCATCGCCGGGCAGACCTACCCGATGCCCGAACCGTTCCTGGTGATCGCCACCCAGAACCCGGTCGACCAGGAAGGCACCTATCCACTGTCGGAGGCGCAGACCGACCGCTTCATGCTCAAGGAGGTGCTGCGCTACCCCTCGCCGCAGGAGGAGGCCGAGGTGATCTTCCGCATCGACGCCGGGGTGTACGACCGGGATGCGCCGACGCGGCCGGTCATCAGCCTCGACGACATGCGCCAGCTGCAGTGGATCTGCTCCAACATCCACCTCGATCCGGTGCTGGTGCACTACATCTCGCAACTGGTGTACGCCACCCGCAATCCCACCGAGGTGCTGGCCCCGCAGCTGGCCCGGCTCGTCGAGTACGGCGCGAGCCCGCGCGCCACCATCGCGTTCGCCAAGGCCGCGCGCGGAGCCGCGCTGCTGACCGGGCGCAACCACGTGCTGCCCGACGACATCCGCAACGTCGCGCACCGCGTGCTGCGGCACCGGCTGATCCTGCGATTCGAGGCGATCAGCGCCGGCGTGAGCGCCGAGACGATCATCGACGCGGTGCTGCAGTCGGTGCGGGTGCCCTGA
- a CDS encoding DUF4878 domain-containing protein — translation MTNFGGPNPIGGGQPPQQPPQGQPPQWQPAPPQWQPPQPPQWQPPPTYPPGPAFGPPITPRPPSRNRRRLILAGAGVLIAVIVLVAGFVVFSGGDDGGSGSTKTPADAMRSYLEALAAGDAEKALSYAINQPPDKSLLTDEILQKQLEKMPISDIVVNETGGIGGVQVMATFGHVAIDETLYLKQGADGGGWKLENAALPLDFRKDGGDEAPGLIDQITLFGEKMPASGRPYVFPGWVDIAGSNPNVTTLFTPEEPVFLLDKLQYGENMNYGFETSEAGQEAVKKAIMALLVECAKSTELSPPNCPQNAASPRVQGTARWTAPTDLDDLSFTGTIDNQGLQQVMGSVEFMVTLQATDPIFNRNNQPAPYWFEGKADMTKNPPTFTIRKA, via the coding sequence ATGACGAACTTCGGTGGCCCGAACCCGATCGGCGGAGGGCAACCGCCACAACAGCCCCCGCAAGGGCAACCACCACAATGGCAACCGGCCCCGCCGCAGTGGCAGCCCCCGCAACCGCCGCAATGGCAGCCGCCGCCCACCTACCCGCCGGGCCCGGCGTTCGGCCCGCCGATCACCCCGCGACCGCCGTCGCGCAACCGGCGCCGCCTGATCCTCGCCGGGGCGGGCGTGCTGATCGCGGTGATCGTGCTCGTCGCCGGCTTCGTGGTGTTCAGCGGAGGCGACGACGGCGGCTCCGGCAGCACCAAGACCCCGGCCGACGCCATGCGCAGCTACCTCGAGGCGTTGGCCGCCGGCGACGCCGAAAAGGCACTGTCCTACGCGATCAACCAGCCGCCCGACAAATCGCTGCTGACCGACGAGATCCTGCAGAAGCAACTGGAGAAGATGCCGATCAGCGACATCGTCGTCAACGAGACCGGCGGCATCGGCGGCGTACAGGTGATGGCGACGTTCGGGCACGTCGCGATCGACGAGACCCTCTACCTCAAGCAGGGCGCCGACGGCGGCGGCTGGAAACTCGAAAACGCTGCGCTGCCATTGGATTTCCGCAAGGACGGCGGCGACGAAGCACCCGGGCTGATCGACCAGATCACGTTGTTCGGCGAGAAGATGCCCGCGTCGGGACGGCCGTACGTGTTCCCCGGCTGGGTCGACATCGCCGGCTCGAACCCGAACGTCACGACGCTGTTCACCCCGGAAGAGCCGGTCTTCCTGCTCGACAAACTGCAGTACGGGGAGAACATGAACTACGGCTTCGAGACCAGCGAGGCCGGCCAGGAGGCGGTCAAGAAGGCGATCATGGCCCTGCTGGTCGAATGCGCGAAATCGACCGAACTCTCACCGCCGAACTGCCCGCAGAACGCGGCCTCGCCGCGGGTGCAGGGCACCGCCAGGTGGACCGCGCCCACCGACCTCGACGACCTGAGCTTCACCGGCACCATCGACAACCAGGGCCTGCAACAGGTGATGGGTTCGGTCGAGTTCATGGTGACGCTGCAGGCCACCGACCCGATCTTCAACCGGAACAACCAACCGGCGCCCTACTGGTTCGAGGGCAAGGCCGACATGACCAAGAACCCGCCGACCTTCACCATCCGCAAGGCCTGA
- a CDS encoding DUF4878 domain-containing protein: MMSNQPPPWPGPNPQPSWGSPQQPWVNPPGYPTAPQGYPPQFGGPPPPKNRKPLLITIGASVVVLVVIAVVTAALLLSGGDAEDTGDAAAGTAKTSGDASEVVKSYLEALSRGDAEAALSLGSTRPGSDDLLTDEVLKKQIDALPITDIEILGETAGVDADHVAVKAAARFGDRRSEGNISMVRDDNGWKLQYAFVNVGTLAEKNELSPDATLQIFGKPLDSAGHFYAFPGYLEAGTSTPFIAVTPPGPLGLDQLSGFAFLEFKYSMTDAGKKGAEDAVRAWLTKCYSPGQKPAYCNEIVGGEDWADYDTSTIQLTGPINLDGLKYTFQGVLRTVMVMGEVNDVPVTVRRKDGQTVPLQAQVWFTQQVDLGEDPATVVENK; this comes from the coding sequence GTGATGAGCAACCAGCCGCCGCCCTGGCCGGGTCCCAACCCGCAGCCGTCATGGGGCAGTCCGCAACAACCATGGGTCAACCCGCCCGGCTATCCCACTGCGCCGCAGGGCTATCCGCCACAGTTCGGGGGTCCGCCACCGCCGAAGAACCGCAAGCCGCTGCTGATCACGATCGGTGCGTCGGTGGTGGTCCTGGTGGTGATCGCGGTCGTCACCGCGGCGCTGCTGCTTTCGGGCGGGGACGCCGAGGACACCGGTGACGCCGCGGCCGGCACCGCGAAGACGAGCGGCGACGCCAGCGAGGTGGTCAAGTCGTATCTCGAGGCGCTCAGCCGCGGCGACGCGGAGGCGGCGTTGTCGCTCGGGTCGACCCGGCCGGGATCCGACGACCTGCTCACCGACGAGGTCCTCAAAAAGCAGATCGACGCGCTGCCGATCACCGACATCGAGATCCTCGGTGAGACAGCGGGAGTCGACGCCGACCACGTCGCCGTCAAGGCCGCGGCCCGGTTCGGCGACCGCCGCTCCGAAGGCAACATCTCGATGGTGCGCGACGACAACGGCTGGAAACTCCAGTACGCGTTCGTCAACGTCGGGACGCTCGCCGAGAAGAACGAGCTGAGCCCGGACGCGACGCTGCAGATCTTCGGCAAGCCGCTCGACAGCGCCGGCCACTTCTACGCGTTCCCCGGCTATCTGGAGGCAGGCACGTCCACGCCGTTCATCGCGGTGACCCCGCCGGGGCCGTTGGGTCTCGACCAGCTCAGCGGGTTCGCGTTCCTCGAGTTCAAGTATTCGATGACCGACGCGGGCAAGAAGGGCGCCGAGGACGCCGTGCGCGCGTGGCTGACGAAGTGCTACAGCCCGGGGCAGAAACCCGCCTACTGCAATGAGATTGTCGGCGGCGAGGATTGGGCCGACTACGACACCTCGACGATCCAGCTGACCGGACCGATCAACCTCGACGGGTTGAAGTACACCTTTCAGGGCGTGCTGCGCACCGTGATGGTGATGGGCGAAGTCAACGACGTGCCGGTCACCGTGCGGCGCAAGGACGGTCAGACCGTGCCGCTGCAGGCCCAGGTGTGGTTCACCCAGCAAGTCGACCTCGGCGAAGACCCCGCGACCGTGGTGGAGAACAAATGA
- a CDS encoding Rv0361 family membrane protein: MSDRHDFGGPNPIGGPAGAPPPPPPPPPQAPWQPPQQEPPAQWPQEPPPYQDYPPQYPPQYPGQFYPNQFGPNQIQPRPPKRRKGLLIGIGAAAAVIVLVVAGVVIFSGSGAGGGGAATPGEAVQGYLDALARGDAEAALSFSQQVPPDKTFLTDEILKKQAEKYPITNITILGENTSAKGATVQVRADFGGKTSDQEITLPKPADGDDWKLQRGVASVDANIGNLTSKKLVEMVTIFGKPVPKTGKAYLFPGWVDFGSTNPNVEIVNYKDEPPSLQEIWLGLSSSRPEYSISEAGQKAIRDALKSMADECARSNQLEPPDCPNDFKIPSAVEGTAKWTAPTNFDDIDADFLDQRTATVRLYGSTEWGITVQTDRGPYSTTTTAYVTGEADISQDPPKITLER, from the coding sequence ATGAGCGACCGCCATGATTTCGGCGGGCCCAACCCGATCGGCGGGCCGGCGGGCGCGCCGCCACCACCACCACCACCACCACCGCAGGCGCCCTGGCAGCCGCCGCAGCAGGAACCGCCCGCGCAGTGGCCGCAGGAGCCGCCGCCGTATCAGGACTATCCGCCTCAATATCCGCCGCAGTATCCGGGCCAGTTCTATCCGAACCAGTTCGGCCCGAACCAGATTCAGCCGCGACCGCCGAAGCGGCGCAAGGGCCTGCTGATCGGTATCGGCGCCGCGGCGGCGGTCATCGTCCTGGTGGTGGCCGGTGTGGTGATCTTCTCCGGGAGCGGCGCCGGCGGGGGCGGGGCCGCCACTCCCGGCGAGGCGGTGCAGGGGTACCTGGACGCGCTGGCCCGCGGTGACGCGGAGGCGGCGCTGTCGTTCTCCCAGCAGGTCCCGCCGGACAAGACGTTCCTCACCGACGAGATCCTCAAGAAGCAGGCCGAGAAGTACCCGATCACCAACATCACGATCCTCGGCGAGAACACCAGCGCCAAGGGCGCGACAGTGCAGGTGCGCGCCGATTTCGGCGGCAAGACCTCCGATCAGGAGATCACGCTGCCCAAACCGGCGGACGGCGATGACTGGAAGCTGCAGCGCGGCGTGGCATCCGTCGACGCCAACATCGGCAATCTGACGAGCAAGAAGCTTGTCGAGATGGTGACGATCTTCGGCAAGCCGGTACCCAAGACCGGCAAGGCGTACCTGTTTCCGGGGTGGGTCGACTTCGGTTCGACCAACCCGAACGTCGAGATCGTCAATTACAAGGACGAACCGCCGTCGCTGCAGGAGATCTGGCTCGGTCTGTCGAGCAGCCGCCCCGAGTACTCGATCTCCGAGGCCGGTCAGAAGGCCATCCGCGATGCACTCAAGTCGATGGCCGACGAGTGCGCGCGGTCCAACCAACTGGAGCCGCCCGACTGCCCCAACGACTTCAAGATCCCCAGCGCCGTGGAGGGCACCGCGAAATGGACGGCGCCGACCAACTTCGACGACATCGACGCGGACTTCCTCGACCAGCGGACCGCGACGGTGCGGTTGTACGGGTCCACCGAATGGGGCATCACGGTGCAGACCGACCGCGGTCCGTACAGCACCACCACCACCGCCTATGTGACGGGCGAGGCGGACATCTCGCAGGACCCGCCGAAGATCACGTTGGAAAGGTGA
- a CDS encoding glycoside hydrolase family 3 N-terminal domain-containing protein: protein MAVLAVTGWVVLKPRLEPDPPAAQAPSAAPANDQPPPPPPPGCEDPAIAATALPLRDKLAQLLMVGVTGADDARAVVADHRVGGIFIGSWTDRSMLQNGELRSIADSAAPLPLAVSVDEEGGRVQRLSSLIGSQPSPRELAATMSPEQVYAIALDRGRKMREMGITIDFAPVVDVTEAPDNTVIGDRSFGSDPQTVTAFAGAYAQGLRDAGLLPVLKHFPGHGHGSGDSHTGFVSTPALDQLMADDLIPYHTLTTVAPVAVMLGHLEVPGLTGTDPASLSQPAYDLLRSGGYGGPPFTGPVFTDDLSSMAAINQRYGVAEAVLRALQAGADVALWITTDEVPAVLDALEQAVTTGQLSTARVDDAVTHVAQMKSPRPPHCGG from the coding sequence GTGGCGGTGCTCGCGGTGACCGGATGGGTGGTCCTGAAACCGCGGCTGGAACCGGATCCGCCTGCCGCACAGGCGCCGTCGGCCGCGCCCGCGAACGACCAGCCCCCGCCCCCGCCGCCGCCCGGCTGCGAAGACCCCGCGATCGCGGCGACCGCGCTGCCGTTGCGCGACAAGCTCGCCCAGCTGCTGATGGTCGGTGTCACCGGCGCCGACGACGCTCGCGCCGTGGTCGCCGATCACCGGGTCGGCGGCATCTTCATCGGCAGCTGGACCGACCGGTCGATGCTGCAGAACGGCGAGCTGCGCTCGATCGCGGACTCGGCCGCCCCGTTGCCGCTCGCGGTCAGCGTCGACGAGGAAGGCGGTCGGGTGCAACGGTTGTCGAGCCTGATCGGCTCGCAGCCGTCACCGCGGGAGCTGGCCGCCACGATGAGTCCCGAACAGGTGTACGCGATCGCGCTGGACCGCGGCCGCAAGATGCGGGAGATGGGCATCACGATCGACTTCGCGCCGGTCGTCGACGTCACCGAGGCGCCCGACAACACCGTCATCGGTGACCGCTCATTCGGATCCGACCCGCAGACCGTCACGGCGTTCGCCGGTGCGTACGCCCAGGGACTGCGCGACGCCGGACTGCTGCCGGTGCTCAAGCACTTCCCGGGCCACGGCCACGGTTCGGGGGACTCGCACACCGGATTCGTCAGCACCCCCGCGCTCGACCAGTTGATGGCCGACGACCTCATTCCGTATCACACGCTGACGACCGTCGCGCCGGTCGCGGTTATGCTCGGTCACCTCGAGGTGCCCGGCCTGACCGGCACGGACCCCGCCAGCCTGTCGCAGCCGGCCTACGACCTGCTGCGCTCGGGCGGGTACGGCGGCCCGCCGTTCACGGGGCCGGTGTTCACCGACGACCTGTCCAGCATGGCCGCGATCAATCAGCGCTACGGCGTCGCCGAGGCGGTGCTGCGGGCGCTGCAGGCCGGCGCGGACGTGGCGCTGTGGATCACCACCGACGAGGTGCCCGCGGTGCTCGACGCGCTGGAGCAGGCCGTCACAACCGGCCAGCTGAGCACCGCCCGCGTCGACGACGCGGTCACGCACGTCGCCCAGATGAAATCGCCCCGACCGCCGCACTGCGGCGGCTGA
- a CDS encoding LuxR C-terminal-related transcriptional regulator — MIDGHDVVHAGIEAWVTGSQPRMKVVGHYSHPRDFLDHHPSASPAIDVVLFGLKYEGHVPEFDALRDLCARGYRVVVYSYLSGDEIILTSLDAGAVTYVQKSESGQHLADAIYAATTDTPYVAPCMARALRNGEVMGRPRLSSREREVLIAWCQTENKDLVARRLFVEPSTVRTHLQRVRAKYAAVGRPAPTKASLIARAIQDGILNVDDL, encoded by the coding sequence GTGATCGACGGCCACGACGTCGTCCACGCCGGCATCGAGGCATGGGTGACGGGCAGCCAGCCACGGATGAAGGTCGTCGGCCATTACTCGCATCCACGCGACTTTCTCGACCACCACCCGAGCGCATCGCCGGCCATCGACGTCGTGCTGTTCGGCCTGAAGTACGAGGGCCATGTCCCGGAGTTCGACGCGCTGCGCGACCTGTGCGCCCGCGGCTACCGCGTCGTCGTCTACTCCTACCTCAGCGGCGACGAGATCATCCTCACCAGCCTCGACGCCGGCGCGGTCACCTACGTGCAGAAGTCCGAGAGCGGTCAGCACCTCGCCGACGCGATCTATGCCGCCACGACCGATACGCCCTACGTCGCGCCGTGCATGGCGCGGGCACTGCGCAACGGTGAGGTGATGGGCCGACCGCGGTTGAGCAGCCGCGAGCGCGAAGTGCTGATCGCGTGGTGCCAGACGGAGAACAAAGACCTCGTCGCGCGGCGCCTGTTCGTCGAACCGTCGACGGTGCGCACCCACCTGCAGCGGGTCCGCGCGAAGTACGCCGCCGTGGGCCGGCCCGCTCCGACCAAGGCGTCGCTGATCGCACGGGCGATCCAGGACGGCATCCTCAACGTCGACGATCTGTGA